In a single window of the Penaeus monodon isolate SGIC_2016 chromosome 3, NSTDA_Pmon_1, whole genome shotgun sequence genome:
- the LOC119588116 gene encoding uncharacterized protein LOC119588116, translated as MSSQDGSKSDLLVSNKPLTNRFDTTERNAMSRSPVCISRPGSPAGATSATEWQVEVGCERPLNLKCTGSPGSSGSGFSSAGVDGNSNTLVKNISDDSNAHTSQGMADLSTNATFSVNTTQLMDIGDSILHEISGVSGLHDTLASQSDPGCPAHKCSGHHARSGALESSTLSLSLDRLPRVLSSSRNSQVTLLEDIGDSILNYSNGTDAEEDVERLNSRQAQDQEEVEANVCANNVIQDKSLDPRGQDIPEVESGQTDIEIIINKWDEEVELISERDEHAPKCEETTTDIDQQSLNGDCEDHVKLNKLEEKPRENAIYDSFDKLVDECKSDLLRQYKRRGSAQGTAIQPPEVFRISARCFSAPSLKNTESPVAFSVQSREHSFDPGREEALSQIAPLLLTALPHASPQTINNFTLSHCELECAVGEPAEKTPCSSVYPDTLLQSSPEGQIQLKKSTQDQDNLSTSSTSSDPQHNSNDGREDEATNTRLNDQNHNLIVCENEFLGHNFGTFQGKIGPNSSSNENSIQENDYHSFSSNDENRNGEKREYVDGVIRQISSTTNQANGHKGEGDFSEQCIGEEKEGVSLTSDESEYYDSPCKDVCIHSELFCVKHEESGETGDCSEIYSKESEQPSVSSEENRQTSVLSKHIIKGSDNTSISHDESEGGEFNASDVNGKVYNEENEQISTFSKRSKKMGMKRKEGPADFSKAPGKEKESVRAGQGAHF; from the exons ATGTCGAGTCAAGATGGAAGCAAGAGTGATTTATTGGTGTCTAATAAACCTCTGACCAATCGATTTGACACCACAGAACGCAACGCCATGTCTCGTTCACCTGTATGTATCAGCCGGCCAGGTAGTCCAGCCGGCGCCACTTCAGCTACTGAGTGGCAGGTGGAGGTCGGCTGTGAGAGGCCGCTGAATCTGAAATGCACAGGCTCACCAGGATCATCGGGCTCGGGCTTTTCCTCAGCCGGAGTCGACGGTAACTCTAACACATTAGTGAAGAATATCAGCGATGATTCAAATGCACACACTAGTCAGGGTATGGCTGATTTGTCCACCAACGCTACCTTTTCCGTGAACACGACGCAGCTGATGGACATCGGCGATAGTATCTTGCATGAAATCTCTGGTGTCTCTGGCCTTCATGACACGTTAGCCAGCCAGTCAGACCCGGGATGCCCAGCGCACAAGTGCAGCGGTCACCACGCACGGAGTGGGGCTTTAGAATCTTCGACTTTGTCACTGAGCTTAGATCGCCTTCCTCGTGTGCTAAGCAGCAGCAGAAACTCTCAGGTGACCCTGCTGGAAGATATAGGTGATAGTATCCTTAACTACAGCAATGGGACAGACGCGGAAGAGGATGTGGAAAGATTGAACAGCAGGCAGGCACAGGACCAGGAGGAGGTCGAGGCAAACGTTTGTGCCAATAATGTCATACAAGATAAAAGCCTTGACCCCAGAGGGCAAGACATACCTGAAGTAGAGTCTGGACAAACTGACATTGAAATTATCATCAATAAATGGGATGAAGAAGTAGAATTGATTTCAGAAAGAGATGAGCACGCACCTAAATGTGAAGAAACTACTACCGACATTGACCAGCAGAGCTTAAACGGAGATTGTGAGGATCATGTCAAACTAAACAAACTTGAAGAGAAACCCAGAGAAAATGCAATATATGATAGCTTTGACAAACTTGTTGACGAATGCAAGTCAGATTTGTTACGTCAGTATAAACGTAGGGGCTCTGCACAGGGTACAGCCATTCAGCCACCTGAAGTGTTTCGCATCTCCGCAAGATGTTTTTCTGCGCCGTCTCTTAAAAATACTGAGTCACCTGTTGCATTCAGCGTTCAAAGCAGAGAACATTCCTTTGATCCAGGTCGTGAAGAGGCTCTTAGTCAGATTGCACCATTACTGCTAACTGCTCTTCCCCATGCTTCTCCTCAAACCATTAATAATTTCACATTGTCACACTGTGAGCTCGAATGCGCAGTGGGAGAGCCGGCAGAAAAGACGCCTTGTTCATCAGTCTATCCAGATACCCTTCTACAGAGTAGTCCTGAAGGTCAAATACAACTGAAAAAATCTACGCAGGATCAGGACAATCTTTCCACATCCTCGACGTCCTCTGATCCCCAGCACAATTCCAATGACGGCCGAGAAGATGAAGCAACTAATACCAGACTAAATGACCAGAACCATAATCTAATTGTGTGTGAGAATGAATTTCTGGGTCATAACTTTGGTACTTTTCAAGGGAAGATTGGGCCTAATAGCAGTTCAAACGAGAATAGTATCCAAGAAAATGATTATCATAGTTTCagcagtaatgatgaaaacagaAATGGTGAAAAGAGGGAGTATGTCGATGGTGTGATTCGACAGATCAGTTCTACAACCAATCAAGCTAATGGTCACAAAGGTGAAGGTGATTTCAGTGAGCAGTGCATtggtgaagaaaaggaaggggttaGTCTTACCAGTGACGAAAGTGAGTATTATGATAGTCCGTGTAAGGATGTTTGTATTCACAGTGAATTATTCTGTGTAAAACACGAGGAAAGTGGAGAGACTGGTGACTGCAGTGAAATTTACAGTAAAGAGAGTGAGCAACCCAGTGTATCCAGTGAAGAAAATAGACAGACCAGTGTATTAAGTAAACATATCATTAAAGGAAGTGATAACACTAGTATATCACATGATGAAAGTGAAGGAGGTGAGTTCAATGCATCTGATGTTAACGGTAAAGtgtataatgaagaaaatgaacagATAAGTACTTtcagtaaaagaagtaaaaagatgg gcatgaagagaaaagagggacccGCGGATTTTTCAAAAGccccgggaaaggaaaaggaaagtgtgCGGGCTGGACAAGGGGCCCACTTCTAA